One Candidatus Poribacteria bacterium genomic window carries:
- a CDS encoding alpha-amylase family glycosyl hydrolase, protein MFGPQRNFENRIVEHRSNLAGIKHLHRLRTQSGSLARPTPNQPIPLHVTTSGGIAYDSIRCWMNVDGKETTFELVPGESVWSTLEWRYVRHWSGQMPPQPNGIVVRYRIGGRVTGSNRWIFADNQARVLSEATEFAISVDDYDIPMWARDAVIYHIFLDRFYPGDGVPWKKPTNLSGFFGGTLRGAIQKLDYIQSLGCNAIWLSPLFASPSHHGYDATDYYTVEPRFGTDSDLKELIEKTHERGMRVILDFVANHWSNQHPTFQAAQNEKDSEYRGWYTWQRWPDEYTSFFGVKGMPQLNLKQKPASDYLLRCAQHWLHNGIDGYRLDYAPGPPHTFWADFRQACKAVNPDAFLFGEVVSHSEGIASYIPHFDGCLDFLVADALRRTFALETSTLLEFEAFLAAHEAYFPKNFSLPAFLDNHDMTRIFYLAGEDKAKVRLAALVLFTLSAPPVIYNGTEVGISQRNPLGRFEEARLPMPWGDEADRNLLAYFQRLGALRKQFPGLTLGKREVVHLNVQKGTYAYLQASADSEVLVALNTSLCSQTIDVPISLRGGRDSEIARTLEDRLNGNQVTISEDSVRVSLAAQSGAFIA, encoded by the coding sequence ATGTTTGGTCCGCAAAGAAATTTTGAAAACCGTATTGTTGAACATCGAAGCAACTTAGCAGGCATCAAGCACCTTCACCGATTAAGGACGCAGTCTGGATCGCTGGCGCGTCCGACACCGAATCAACCGATCCCGCTTCACGTGACAACGTCCGGCGGTATCGCTTACGACTCAATTCGCTGTTGGATGAATGTAGATGGCAAAGAAACCACGTTTGAACTCGTCCCGGGAGAATCGGTATGGAGCACGCTTGAATGGCGATATGTACGCCACTGGTCTGGACAGATGCCACCACAACCAAACGGCATAGTGGTGCGCTACAGAATCGGTGGACGTGTTACAGGCTCAAATAGATGGATCTTTGCGGATAATCAAGCGCGGGTGCTATCTGAAGCAACCGAGTTCGCTATTTCTGTTGATGACTACGACATACCGATGTGGGCACGCGATGCGGTTATCTACCACATCTTCTTGGACCGATTCTATCCGGGTGACGGTGTCCCCTGGAAAAAGCCGACAAACCTATCAGGTTTTTTCGGAGGAACGCTCCGCGGGGCAATTCAGAAACTTGACTATATTCAATCGCTTGGATGTAACGCAATCTGGCTTTCGCCGCTCTTCGCAAGTCCATCGCATCACGGTTACGATGCAACAGATTACTACACCGTTGAGCCACGGTTCGGTACAGACAGCGACCTGAAGGAATTGATTGAAAAAACACATGAGCGAGGCATGCGCGTTATTCTTGATTTCGTAGCCAATCACTGGTCCAACCAACACCCAACATTTCAAGCAGCACAAAATGAAAAGGACAGCGAGTATCGGGGGTGGTATACATGGCAGCGATGGCCTGACGAATACACAAGCTTCTTCGGCGTGAAGGGGATGCCACAACTGAACCTAAAGCAAAAACCAGCGAGCGACTATTTGCTACGGTGCGCCCAGCATTGGCTACATAACGGCATCGATGGCTATCGACTCGATTATGCTCCGGGTCCACCACATACGTTCTGGGCAGATTTCCGTCAAGCGTGCAAAGCAGTGAATCCTGACGCTTTTCTGTTCGGAGAGGTCGTGAGTCATTCAGAAGGGATCGCATCCTATATTCCGCATTTTGACGGGTGTCTCGACTTTCTGGTTGCGGATGCCCTCCGACGAACCTTCGCCCTTGAAACTTCGACGCTACTGGAATTTGAAGCATTTTTAGCGGCACATGAGGCATACTTTCCGAAGAACTTTTCTCTCCCCGCGTTTTTGGACAACCACGACATGACACGTATTTTCTACTTGGCAGGTGAAGATAAGGCAAAGGTCCGATTGGCGGCACTGGTGCTGTTCACACTTTCCGCACCACCTGTAATCTACAACGGCACTGAAGTGGGCATTTCACAACGGAACCCACTCGGACGTTTTGAGGAAGCACGGTTGCCGATGCCGTGGGGAGATGAAGCGGACAGAAACTTGCTGGCTTATTTCCAACGCTTGGGAGCATTACGGAAACAGTTTCCAGGACTGACTTTAGGCAAGCGAGAAGTCGTTCATTTGAACGTTCAGAAGGGGACTTATGCGTATTTACAGGCTTCAGCAGATAGTGAAGTCCTGGTTGCCTTGAATACAAGTCTATGTTCTCAGACGATTGATGTCCCGATTTCGTTGAGAGGGGGGCGCGATTCGGAGATCGCTCGTACCTTGGAAGACCGCCTCAATGGAAATCAAGTGACAATATCAGAAGATTCCGTAAGGGTATCACTTGCAGCACAGAGTGGAGCGTTCATTGCCTAA
- a CDS encoding Ig-like domain-containing protein: MKKPSPFNSKFWLASYAKRAVFAVLTIICTWMMGCGGCNPEPIPSGMSPTQGPETGGTTVQITGEKFDMKNGVTVTFGGKNAQSVTVPSETQITAVTPGGMAGQSVSVVVTNKGKPEVPVTLSQQFTYTDATPPTVTMNEPADGTVISEYEDSLNVMNSLTVSFSEPIESNSVTVDVAVSKTEDSMSEPMNATLSGTVSGSGDSVMFTSDMPMRAGRMYTVTVSGAADMAGNVLESSHSFSFSITSPEVLYKYHVQEADIQESNGEAALKRIAARPEIFDNEEMWTRLVAANQDDYIFDRTKLSVGQLLLIPRGRAWGDK; this comes from the coding sequence ATGAAAAAACCCAGCCCTTTTAACAGCAAGTTTTGGCTAGCAAGCTACGCCAAAAGAGCCGTGTTTGCGGTCCTCACGATTATTTGTACGTGGATGATGGGCTGCGGCGGCTGTAACCCAGAACCGATACCGAGCGGGATGAGCCCCACGCAGGGACCGGAGACCGGTGGGACAACTGTCCAGATTACCGGTGAAAAATTTGACATGAAAAACGGCGTAACCGTGACGTTCGGTGGGAAAAACGCCCAAAGCGTAACTGTTCCGAGTGAAACGCAAATCACGGCAGTGACTCCCGGTGGCATGGCGGGGCAATCTGTGTCTGTTGTCGTTACGAATAAAGGGAAACCCGAGGTTCCCGTCACACTTTCACAGCAATTTACCTACACCGACGCAACACCACCAACTGTCACGATGAACGAACCAGCTGATGGCACCGTCATCTCTGAATATGAGGATTCACTAAATGTAATGAACAGCCTGACGGTCTCGTTCAGTGAACCGATTGAGAGTAACAGCGTCACTGTGGATGTCGCAGTTTCAAAAACAGAAGATTCGATGAGTGAACCGATGAACGCAACGTTGTCAGGTACAGTAAGTGGGAGCGGTGATTCCGTGATGTTCACATCCGACATGCCAATGCGCGCAGGACGCATGTACACTGTCACCGTCTCCGGTGCCGCCGATATGGCTGGCAACGTCCTCGAAAGTTCACACAGCTTCAGTTTCAGTATAACGAGTCCCGAAGTGCTTTACAAATACCACGTCCAAGAAGCGGACATTCAGGAATCAAATGGCGAGGCTGCACTCAAACGTATCGCCGCACGTCCTGAGATTTTCGATAACGAAGAAATGTGGACACGACTGGTCGCCGCGAATCAAGACGACTACATCTTCGATCGGACGAAATTGAGCGTAGGACAACTGCTACTAATTCCACGTGGGCGCGCTTGGGGTGACAAGTAA
- a CDS encoding fumarylacetoacetate hydrolase family protein, translated as MKLAFFNDYQLGVITEDGIVDIGDALSGLSSHTPQELIRMVIEDFDNLGSTIADAAENGAVIALDSVSLKAPVPRPGQLVCLAGNYIEPDSPSRGDFNAFLKSPTGIIATKGTVELPEADVTVFHFEPELAIVIGKTAKHLSEDNALDCVFGYTQFIDVSARGLPGGFFLGKSWHTFAPMGPALVTADEVEDANALGVQLWINDGLQHDFSTNSMARFIPELLAEVTNVVTLEPGDVVSTGTHHEALTAVGDGDTVKLSVEGFGPELAVAVSDPLKRTTWRG; from the coding sequence ATGAAACTTGCTTTCTTTAATGACTACCAACTCGGTGTAATAACAGAAGATGGGATCGTTGACATTGGTGATGCGTTGAGTGGGCTTTCATCCCACACGCCGCAAGAACTGATACGAATGGTGATTGAAGACTTTGACAATCTCGGTTCAACAATAGCAGATGCGGCTGAAAATGGAGCCGTAATCGCTTTAGATAGTGTCAGTCTCAAAGCACCGGTCCCGCGTCCCGGACAACTCGTCTGTCTTGCTGGCAATTACATTGAACCCGATAGTCCCTCCCGCGGGGATTTCAACGCCTTTTTGAAGTCGCCCACCGGTATAATTGCCACGAAGGGGACAGTAGAACTTCCAGAAGCAGATGTAACCGTATTTCACTTTGAACCAGAATTAGCCATTGTGATCGGTAAAACGGCGAAGCATCTATCCGAAGATAATGCCTTGGACTGCGTATTTGGCTATACACAATTTATTGACGTGTCGGCACGAGGGTTACCGGGTGGTTTTTTCTTAGGGAAAAGCTGGCACACCTTTGCACCGATGGGACCGGCACTCGTCACCGCTGACGAAGTAGAGGACGCGAACGCTCTCGGCGTGCAACTCTGGATTAACGACGGTTTGCAACACGATTTCTCTACGAATTCCATGGCACGCTTCATCCCGGAATTGCTCGCAGAGGTAACCAACGTTGTAACGCTGGAACCGGGCGATGTTGTGTCTACAGGCACACACCATGAAGCACTCACCGCAGTTGGAGATGGGGATACGGTAAAACTATCAGTAGAAGGTTTCGGTCCAGAGTTAGCAGTTGCTGTTAGCGACCCACTAAAGCGGACAACCTGGCGCGGTTAG
- a CDS encoding Gfo/Idh/MocA family oxidoreductase — MTLRAGIVGCGGISRSHAGAHANLERVDLVAMCDINPDALNARADEYNVPNRYADYEEMFAREALDIVSVCTHAPLHAPIAIAAAKAGIHVLCEKPLSVDLETADQMLAACREADVHLAVSHQFRFTPLFRHAKSLINAGKIGEFRSIREVGKGREAGFELMEMGVHYFDEMDFFLDGISWIQAHITYQGHDVTETDIMHSSELCKTDRRDNGIVAGDTMLVHIGGGTSAYGIMELYCREPRHGWMMGPHLLGSEGQLMIKPNPDTGIDEMWYCPFDVSFAAHTPVWEQIELDASAFLISGKAWQSRHTIWSAKNIRDAILNENQPELGGRNALTSLECVSATYISHFSGTKVQLPLKERSHPLAKRLNLNRGVEN, encoded by the coding sequence ATGACCTTACGGGCAGGAATTGTCGGTTGTGGCGGGATTAGCCGGAGCCACGCTGGCGCACATGCCAACTTAGAGAGAGTCGATCTCGTCGCAATGTGCGACATAAACCCTGATGCGCTTAATGCTCGCGCCGACGAATACAATGTCCCAAACCGATACGCCGACTATGAAGAGATGTTCGCACGCGAAGCGTTGGACATTGTGAGTGTGTGCACGCACGCCCCCTTACATGCACCGATAGCAATTGCAGCCGCAAAAGCGGGCATCCACGTTTTATGTGAGAAGCCCCTATCCGTTGATTTAGAAACGGCAGACCAAATGCTCGCGGCATGTCGTGAAGCGGATGTGCACTTGGCAGTCAGTCATCAATTCCGATTCACACCGCTCTTTCGGCACGCGAAATCCCTCATCAATGCGGGCAAAATCGGTGAATTCCGTTCAATTCGCGAAGTTGGCAAAGGACGCGAAGCGGGATTCGAGTTGATGGAGATGGGTGTACACTACTTTGATGAGATGGATTTCTTCTTAGACGGTATCTCTTGGATTCAGGCACATATCACATATCAGGGACACGATGTAACGGAGACAGATATTATGCACAGCAGCGAGTTGTGCAAAACTGACCGACGCGACAACGGCATCGTTGCGGGAGACACGATGCTCGTGCATATCGGTGGCGGAACCAGTGCTTACGGCATCATGGAACTTTACTGTCGTGAACCCAGACACGGATGGATGATGGGACCGCACCTGCTCGGTTCGGAGGGGCAATTGATGATAAAACCGAACCCAGACACCGGTATAGATGAAATGTGGTACTGCCCCTTTGATGTGTCTTTCGCAGCACATACACCCGTATGGGAACAGATAGAACTTGACGCATCAGCGTTTCTGATCTCTGGAAAAGCGTGGCAGTCCCGCCACACTATCTGGAGTGCGAAAAATATACGAGATGCGATTCTTAACGAAAATCAACCGGAACTCGGCGGGCGCAACGCGCTGACATCCCTTGAGTGCGTGAGCGCAACCTACATTTCCCATTTTAGTGGAACAAAGGTGCAACTGCCGCTAAAGGAGCGGAGCCATCCGCTTGCCAAACGCCTTAATCTTAATAGAGGAGTAGAGAACTAA
- the yiaK gene encoding 3-dehydro-L-gulonate 2-dehydrogenase: MKRVPFQTLCDEFYRVLTTVGLADERAMLCARLFAENQRDGVYSHGLNRFPGFVAGLESKQIDFRAQPEKTEGFGALERWDGKMGVGLVNAHFCMQRATELAEIHGIGCVGLSNTNHWMRGGAYALQAAEAGYIGICWTNTTRLMPPWGSAEKKIGNNPMAIGIPREGGHILLDMAMSQYSNGKLEVLKLQGKQLPLPGGYDTKGELTVEPGEILDSARALPIGYWKGSGLALVLDTMASVISGGQATHEIGKQGSEYAVSQVYIVINASGMMGQAALDETVAAIIDDFHTATPLDEDESVRYPGEGMLRTRQESLERGVLVDEAQWQELLEMNRNRTG, from the coding sequence ATGAAACGTGTGCCTTTCCAAACTTTATGTGATGAATTTTATCGTGTGCTCACGACAGTTGGGCTTGCCGACGAACGAGCGATGTTATGCGCACGATTATTCGCCGAGAATCAGCGCGATGGCGTATACTCGCATGGACTCAATCGTTTTCCCGGATTCGTTGCTGGACTGGAGAGCAAACAGATCGATTTCCGTGCACAACCAGAGAAAACCGAAGGTTTCGGTGCATTAGAACGATGGGATGGCAAGATGGGAGTAGGACTTGTCAACGCCCATTTCTGCATGCAACGGGCAACAGAACTCGCCGAAATACACGGCATTGGATGTGTCGGGTTGTCAAATACAAACCACTGGATGCGCGGCGGTGCCTACGCTCTACAAGCCGCGGAAGCCGGATACATCGGAATATGTTGGACCAACACGACGCGACTCATGCCGCCGTGGGGTTCTGCGGAAAAAAAGATCGGGAACAATCCGATGGCGATTGGCATTCCAAGAGAAGGTGGACATATCCTGCTGGATATGGCGATGAGTCAATACTCAAACGGAAAATTGGAAGTGCTCAAGCTGCAAGGGAAACAACTCCCCTTACCGGGCGGGTATGACACTAAGGGTGAACTGACGGTTGAACCTGGCGAAATTCTTGATTCTGCAAGGGCACTCCCTATCGGTTACTGGAAGGGATCAGGTTTAGCACTGGTGCTCGATACGATGGCATCCGTTATCTCAGGTGGGCAAGCGACACATGAAATCGGAAAGCAAGGCTCGGAATACGCTGTTTCTCAGGTGTATATTGTGATTAACGCCTCTGGAATGATGGGACAAGCGGCATTGGACGAAACAGTGGCAGCGATCATTGACGATTTCCACACGGCAACCCCATTAGATGAAGATGAGAGTGTCAGGTATCCGGGAGAAGGTATGCTACGGACACGGCAGGAAAGCCTTGAAAGGGGGGTCCTTGTGGACGAAGCACAATGGCAGGAATTGCTGGAAATGAACAGGAACCGGACAGGATAA